The Terrirubrum flagellatum nucleotide sequence GATAAGCCATGGCGCATCATGCCCATCGGACTACGCGACTGGGCTCATCGGCGCTGATCAGTGAGGGATGGTATTAAGCCTGACGCACTGGATTGGATGCGTCCGCGACATTCCGCGCCAGGAATGCGTGAATCTGCGCGATAACGGCGGCGCCTTCGCCGACGGCTGCGGCGACCCGTTTGGTCGAGCCGGCGCGTGTATCTCCGACGGCAAATATGCCTGGGCGGCTCGTTTCCAGTGGAAGCCGCTCACCGTCACCGGCGCGTTCCCCTGTGAGAACGAAACCTGTTCGATCGAGCGCCACACATCCATCGAGCCAGTCTGTATTGGGATCGGCGCCAATGAAGAGGAAGAGATGGCGCGATCTGTGCTCTCGGACCGCGCCGGTTAGCCTGTCCCGAAACAGCGCTCCGGTAAGGCCTGTCGCCCGGTCGCCGTACAAATCGGCGATCTCGCTGTCGACATGGAGTTCGACATTGGGCAACGCCGCGATCCGATCGATCAGGTATCGGGACATGGTCTGTTCGAGGGGGCGGCGCACCACCAGGTGCAGGCGCCTGACCTGCGGCGCGAGATAGGCGACGGCCTGGCCTGCTGAGTTTCCTCCGCCGACCAAGACGACATCCTCGCCGGCGCAAAGTCGCGCCTCGACGGGCGATGCCCAGTAGGAAACGCCGGCCCCCTCCAGCTCTTCGATGTTGGGAATGTCGGGCCGCCGGTAGCGCGCTCCCGAAGCAACCACAACGGTCCGCGACCGCGCAATGCCGCCATCGCTGAGCTCAAGTGTGAATGGGACTTCCGCATCCGCGCCGTGACAGCGGAGCGCTTCCACGGTCAGCGGAATTGCGAGCTCAGCGCCGAATTTCGCCGCTTGATTGAAGGCCCGACCGGCGAGCGCTTGTCCGGATATGCCGGTCGGGAAGCCGAGATAGTTCTCGATCCGGGAGGATGCGCCCGCCTGGCCGCCGAAAGCGCGGCTGTCCAGGACCAGGACGGACAACCCTTCGGATGCGCCATAGACGGCAGTGGCCAGCCCAGCCGGCCCCGCACCAATGACCGCCACATCATAGACCTTGCCCGGGTCGAGATCTGGTGTGATGCCGAGACAGGACGCGGCATCCGCATTGCTCGGGCGTCTGAGCACCGTGCCGTTCGGACAGATCATCAGCGGTAGATCTTCGGGGGCGACGCCGAGCCGTTCGACCAGTTCGCGCCCCTCGGCCTCGCATGCTGCGATGACGGTATGTGGGTAACCGTTGCGGGTGAGAAATCCCGACAACTCGACGATGCCGGGATCATCCCGGCGTCCGATCAGGATCGATCCTGCGCCGCCGGTCTGCCCCGCCTCGATCAGCATGACGCGCCGGAGAATGAAGGCGCGCATGATCGTTTCACCGACATCCGCTGATCCGATGACGAGTGCGCGCAGATGCGGCGCATCAAAGGGTATCGCGACTGCGCCGGCGTCACCTGCCACGACCGACATGAGGGATGGACGGCCCGAGAGCTGATTGGTCTCGCCAGTGAACTGGCCGGGGCCGTAAGTGGTGACCAGCGACGACTGTCCGGCTGCGCTGCGCCGGATTGCGTCAGCCGAGCCGTCAAGGATCAACCAGGAAGGAGCGTTACGGTCGCCAATCTCGTAGACGACGTCGCGAGGCCCGAAGCGGTGCGGTGCGCCACTCGCGAAACGACGCGCCGTCGAAATTTGAAGGGCAGATAATGTCGGAAAAACCTGCTCTCGCCGAGAGTCGCCGATCGCCACGTGGTGAACCTCCGCGTCACACTGTGCCAGTTTTCGTACACGACACCATTCGACCAGGTGAGGAGCCTCATCGCAATCAAGCAGGCGCCAGCTGAGGCTCCCTCCGCGAGGTCAGCGCGAATACCAAGAGGCCCAGCAAGGTCAGGCCGAAGCCCGCCCATACCGCGGGTAGCAGACCATATCTGGCCGCAATCATTACACTGCCCGCCCAAGCGCCGACGGCGTTGGCGACCTTGAGCGCGGCAAGGCGCATGACTTGGCCATCCCAGCTGTCTGCGCTTAGCGGCCATCCGTGGCAGAGCACGACCGCCTCGCCATCGAGCGGCCTCCTGTCCTTGATATAGATCGAGACATGATCACGCGTATAGAAGGTCGCCATATCTCGTCGCGACGCTCTTGATCGAGCCGATGCGCTCTGAATTTCTTCGCTCACGACACGTCTCCTTAAGTAGGGATGAACTCTGCTAGGCCGCGCGCACGATGCGTGGGTCGAGTGTCAGCGCCGTCCGTTCGGCGAGGTCTCCGACGCGCTTGAGATAGTCCTTGAAATGGAGCGTCCCGCGGTGGAAGAGCGCGGCCGCGTTGTCCGCGTAGAGTTCGTCGAGAACGAAACGCTTGGCCCCGTCTTGCTCCTGCCAGACATCCCAGCGGAGATTACCCGGCTCGGCCCGACTCGCCGCCGCCAGGCGTT carries:
- a CDS encoding FAD-dependent oxidoreductase yields the protein MAIGDSRREQVFPTLSALQISTARRFASGAPHRFGPRDVVYEIGDRNAPSWLILDGSADAIRRSAAGQSSLVTTYGPGQFTGETNQLSGRPSLMSVVAGDAGAVAIPFDAPHLRALVIGSADVGETIMRAFILRRVMLIEAGQTGGAGSILIGRRDDPGIVELSGFLTRNGYPHTVIAACEAEGRELVERLGVAPEDLPLMICPNGTVLRRPSNADAASCLGITPDLDPGKVYDVAVIGAGPAGLATAVYGASEGLSVLVLDSRAFGGQAGASSRIENYLGFPTGISGQALAGRAFNQAAKFGAELAIPLTVEALRCHGADAEVPFTLELSDGGIARSRTVVVASGARYRRPDIPNIEELEGAGVSYWASPVEARLCAGEDVVLVGGGNSAGQAVAYLAPQVRRLHLVVRRPLEQTMSRYLIDRIAALPNVELHVDSEIADLYGDRATGLTGALFRDRLTGAVREHRSRHLFLFIGADPNTDWLDGCVALDRTGFVLTGERAGDGERLPLETSRPGIFAVGDTRAGSTKRVAAAVGEGAAVIAQIHAFLARNVADASNPVRQA
- a CDS encoding putative quinol monooxygenase: MSDPVKIVAMLAPRAGKTEELLALLERLAAASRAEPGNLRWDVWQEQDGAKRFVLDELYADNAAALFHRGTLHFKDYLKRVGDLAERTALTLDPRIVRAA